From the genome of Brassica oleracea var. oleracea cultivar TO1000 chromosome C4, BOL, whole genome shotgun sequence:
TTTCAGCAAGGAGAGTTTGCTTAGCACCTTCTACAGAGGAGCTCTACTACAGTGCAGAAACAGGCTTGACACTGCCAGCAATGGTTTCTTCTTGGGAAGAACCGAGGAAGAGGCAGAGGAACTGGTAGAGAACATGGCTAAGAGTGACTTGGTCTACAGTGAGGAGCGTGATAGGGTCAACATAAGTGATGAACAGCAAACAAAGAAAGAGATCAAGTCCTTGCAAGAGAAGATGGACTTGCTTCTTTCCAACCAAGCTAAGAAAGAGCAGATGAACTTTGTGGGTGGTCCTATTCAAGAGGTTCCTCCCAAGATCAATGAGGTTGATGGTTTGGAAGGCCAAGAAGAGATGTGCTTCATCAACAACAATGGTTCTTGGTACAGGAAAGAGCATAACTTTCAGTACAACAACTACCACCAAAGATCCTGCTCTAACAACCTGCAAGGAGGATACCAGCAGAAGCAAAACACTCAGCAAGGGAGCTATCAACCTAGACAAAACACCCCTCCTGGTTTCAACAATAACAACAATCAGTCTACTCAGGCTCAAGGAAGTTCTTCCCAAGATTCAGCTTCAGATACAAGTGTGGATGCAATGTTAAAGAAACTTTTGGATTTTCAGGCAAAGAATGAGAAGACAATGGGTTATGAGTTCAAGAACATTCACTCCAAGATTGATGGAAGCTACAATGAGCTCAACAACATGATCTGACATTTGGAGAACCATATTGCTTCAATGAATTCTCAGCCAAGTCGCCAACAAGGGGCATTACCTGGAAAGCCAGAGCAAAATCCCAAGGAAAGAATGAAAGCAATCACCCTATGGAGTGGTAAAGAGTTACCTCCAAGAATTCTCACCAAGGATGGTGAAAAGCAAGATGGGGAGGTGGCTATCAACATTGATGATGAAGTGGTGATTGTAAATGAGAAGGTTGATGAAGAAATTCTAGAAAAGATTGTTTAAGCTAAAGGTAAAAGAAATGTTGGAGAAGAGAAGAGGACAGTGAAACATGGTGAAACTGCTACTCCAACAAAGAAATCCTCTTTTGTTCCTCTTCCCTATGAGCCAAAACTACCATTCTCTGAGAGATTCAACAGACAGCTATTGGAGAAGTACAAGACACTCTTTGAGAAACAAATGAGTGAAGTTCAGATCACAATGCCCATCATTGATGCTTTTATGTTGGTTCCTCAGTACAGCAAATTCTTGAAAGATGATGTAGCTGCAAAGAAGAAAGAGATGGAGGGCATGATGATCCTTACCCACGAGTGCAGTGCCATTATCCAGAGGCTAGATGTTCCAAGGAAGCTAGTGGATCCAGGATGTTTCACCTTACCTTGTGCTCTAGAACCCATGGTGTTTGAGCGGTGTCTGTGCGATCTTGGAGCTAGTGTCATCTTGATGCCTTTGTCTATTGCAAAGAAGCTTGGATTTACTCAATACAAGAAGTGTAAACTCTCTTTGGTGTTGGCTGATAGATCAGTGAAGATTCCTGTTGGTATCTTAGAAGACCTTCCCTTGATGGTTGGTAACTTTGAGATCCCTACTGATTTTGTTGTGTTGGAGATGGGGGAGGAAGCCCAACTGGAGCTATTGTGAATGTTAGACGAGGAAAGATTGATCTACATCTTGGACAAGGGAACATCCTCCACTTTGACATCAATGAAGTGATGAAGAGGCCAACCATCCAGAACCAAATTTTCTACATTGATGAAATGGATGCTCTAACTGATGAGGTTCTAGAGGAGTTGGCACTTGAAGACTCTCTACAGCATGCCTTAACAATTGAGAGAGAAGTCCAAGTGATTGAGAACAAGGAAAGTGATGCCTATGTGAGGATGCTGGACTCTCATAAGGGAATTAGTGGTGAAGAACAGAATGATGAGCTTTCATATGAGATTCACCACGACTCCTCAGCTACTCAACAAGAGAACCTCCAAGGGAATGATTGGAGTGAACTCAAGGCACCAAAAGTAGAGCTTAAACCTCTTCCCCATGGTGTAAGGTATGCTTTCCTTGGCCCTAATGAAACTTACTCTGTCATAGTGAGTAGTGAGCTTAGTGAAGATGAATTGTCTAAACTTTTGAATGAACTTAAAAAGTATAGAAAGGCAATAGGCTACTCACTAGATGATATTAAAGGGATATCACCTTCTTTATGCATGCATCATTCATTGATCAAATGCACTTGCAAATCATCCCTATTATTGTTTTCTTGATGGGTATTCAGGGTTCTTCCAAATCCCCATACATCCAAATGATCAAGACAAAACGACTTTCACATGCCCCTATGGTACCCTTGCTTATCGAAGGATGCCATTTGGGTTATGTAATGCTCCAACCACTTTCCAAAGATGCATGATGTCTATTTTCTCTGATCTTATAGAGGATGTTGTGGAGGTGTTTATGGATGATTTCTCTGTCTACGGATCTTCGTTTTCTGCTTGTTTGTCCAATCTTAGCAGGGTCCTCAAGAGATGTGAAGAGACCAACCTTGTGCTGAACTGNNNNNNNNNNNNNNNNNNNNNNNNNNNNNNNNNNNNNNNNNNNNNNNNNNNNNNNNNNNNNNNNNNNNNNNNNNNNNNNNNNNNNNNNNNNNNNNNNNNNNNNNNNNNNNNNNNNNNNNNNNNNNNNAATGATAGCAAGGCCAATGACTAAGCTTTTATGCAAGGAAGCTGCATTCAACTTTGATTGGGAATGTCTGGAAGCATTCAAGAAGTTGAAAGACAATCTGGTTAGTGCCCACATTGTGCAGCCACCAGATTGGGATCTCCCCTTTGAGATGTGTGATGCTAGTGACTATGCTGTGGGAGCTGTTCTTGGTCAAAAAAAGGACAAGAAGACTCATGTGATCTACTATGCGAGTAAAACTCTGGATGAAGCCCAAATGAAGTATGCTACAACTGAGAAGGAGCTGCTAGCCATTGTCTATGCCTTTGAGAAGTTCAGAAGCTACTTGGTTGGGTCAAAAGTCATAGTCTACACTGATCATGCTGCATTGAGACATCTCATGGCCAAGAAGGATGCTAAGCCAAGACTGTTGAGGTGGATCTTGCTGCTACAAGAGTTTGACCTTGAGATCAGTGATAAGCCAGGAGTTGAGAATGGTGTAGCTGATCACTTGTCTAGACTGAAGATTGATAGTGGGATCCCTATTGATGAAGGGCTTCCAGAAGAACAGATCATGGCAATTGGAGCAGTGGTAGCGGTTTGTGAAACTGGAAAGAAGCTTGAAGAGGTGAAGGCAACTGAAGAGAAAGGTCCTTGGTATGCTGATCTGGTGAACTACTTAGCTTGTGGAAAAGAGCCAATGAGTCTTGACGGATATGCCAAGAAGAAGTTCTACAAAGATGTGAAGAGATACTATTGGGATGAGCCTTACCTCTACATCCTTTGTAGAGATCAACTTTATAGAAGAGTAGTAGTTGAAGAAGAAGTTGAAGGGATTCTCACACACTGTCACGGATCATCCTATGGAGGTCATTTCGCTACTTTCAAGACTGTCTCAAAAGTGTTACAAGCTGGGTTTTGGTGGCCTCATATGTTCAAGGACACTCAAGACTTTGTCTCTAGGTGTGATTCATGCCAAAGAAGAGGGAACATCACCAAAAGGAATGAGATGCCTCAAAACCCAATTCTAGAAGTGGAGGTGTTTGATGTGTGGGGTCTTGATTTCATGGGACCAC
Proteins encoded in this window:
- the LOC106338920 gene encoding uncharacterized protein LOC106338920 is translated as MSNSDIGDPFYTTFIGHLCSETKNEIVSLSKEPKSDEVRNLGKMLRTQDFQKFQEASTIWKASKPICNIKRLFPFSLDDKEHQWEKTLPSDTVTTWEECKRAFLDKFFSTSRTAKIRNEISGFQQKGLESFSEAWDRFKGYWSQCPHHDFSKESLLSTFYRGALLQCRNRLDTASNGFFLGRTEEEAEELVENMAKSDLVYSEERDRVNISDEQQTKKEIKSLQEKMDLLLSNQAKKEQMNFVGGPIQEVPPKINEVDGLEGQEEMCFINNNGSWYRKEHNFQYNNYHQRSCSNNLQGGYQQKQNTQQGSYQPRQNTPPGFNNNNNQSTQAQGSSSQDSASDTSVDAMLKKLLDFQPSRQQGALPGKPEQNPKERMKAITLWSGKELPPRILTKDGEKQDGEVAINIDDEVVIVNEKRTVKHGETATPTKKSSFVPLPYEPKLPFSERFNRQLLEKYKTLFEKQMSEVQITMPIIDAFMLVPQYSKFLKDDVAAKKKEMEGMMILTHECSAIIQRLDVPRKLVDPGCFTLPCALEPMVFERCLCDLGASVILMPLSIAKKLGFTQYKKCKLSLVLADRSVKIPVGILEDLPLMVGNFEIPTDFVVLEMGEEAQLELL